In the Musa acuminata AAA Group cultivar baxijiao unplaced genomic scaffold, Cavendish_Baxijiao_AAA HiC_scaffold_750, whole genome shotgun sequence genome, CACTCACGACCCATGTAACAAGCTACACCAAGTAAGAAGTGTAGAACAATTAGCTCATAAGGACCACCATTGTATAACCACTCATCAACAGATGCTGCTTCCCAGATTGGGTAAAAATGTAAACCTATAGCTGCAGAAGTAGGAATAATAGCACCAGAGATAATATTATTTCcataaagtagagaaccagaaacaggttcacgaataccatcaatatctactggaggagcagcaatgaaggcgataataaatacagaagttgcggtcaataaggtagggatcatcaaaacaccgaaccaCCCAATATAAAGACGGTTTTCAGTGCTGGTTATCCAGTTGCAGAAACGACCCCATAGGCTTGTACTTTCGCGTCTCTCTAAAATTGCAGTCATGGTAAGATCTTGGTTTATTCAATTTTTAAGGACTCCCAAGCACACGTATTAACTATAACTAGAAATGAGATAGATAATAGAAGACTTGTTATTTAAcagtatagcatgacttatatgtcaatgtcaaccaatctcaacagaacagacagatatctatcttatctatctacgactaaatacaccaaatatctacgactaaatacatcaaaatttgtaaatgaaatgaattaaatttgtaaatgaagtgaattaaaatagaaaagtagaaaagaaagatttatttttctattttccgtatgggttgcccgggactcgaacccggaactagtcggatggagtagataatttttccttgttacaatagaggaaaaaatccctccccaaaccgtgcttgcatttttcattgcacacgactttccctatgtatacatataaaaaacatcccgagaaaaaagaagaaagtataagaattttgactactcagttgattcaaccactacactacttacatgagcatttcagaatgagcatgagcatttcagaatgagaattcgtgaatatttttttctcttgatctctatatctatagatcatttctattatatcttctatttctattgtattgttttatgcctaattttattataaattatttaccaggtcattgatacggataatatccaaataccaaatacgttctctatatgatccatgtaaataaaaagaagttattttggggaagatcaaagaaagaactttgttcttcttccgtaaagaattcttctaataatcccgaacttaatctttgcaaaaaactgcgtactgtacttttatgtttacgggccaaagttctagcacacgaaagtcgaagtatatacttcattcgatacaaactctgtttttttgaggatccactatgatagtgagaaagatttctacatatccggccaaatcgattaataatatcacaatctgataaatcggtccaaatcggcttactaataggatgcccggatacggtacaaaatttagctttagacaatgatcgaacaagaggaataattgggactatggtatcaaatttcttagtaaaaatatccattagaaatgaattctctagcatttgattccttaccgccgaagaatttattagtacacttgaaagataacccagaaaatagaaagaatagtttgataattggtttatatggatcctgtacggttgagaccaaaaatgaaaataatattgccagaaatttacaaagtggcatttccatttcttcatcagaaaatgagttccccttgaacccagaatcgcttttccttgatatcgaacatagtgcatggaaggatctttgaagacccataaagtcttctgaaaaaaatttcggcacactacaagatgttctatttttccataaaaatgtgttcgttcaagaaaggctccaaaagatgttaatcgtaaataagaagattgtttacgaagaaaaactaatacaaattcacattcagatacataagaattatataagaaccaaaatagtcttttattttcttttgaaaaaacataaatagatttcttcggagtaatgagactattccaattataatattcgtagagaaagaaccgcaataaatgcaaagagggaacatcctggatacaggattgaaggatttggaccaggatttccatatggatgggatgaggtattagtatatctgacagataatttaaatgcgataatttatcctctaaaaaaggaaatattgaatgaatagattgtaaattatgagattttggtatttttttttcttcaagggaagatactaattgcagcgagaatggaatttccacaatgactgcaaaaccttctgatatcatctgagaaaaaaaatgggaataaaaataattgttgtgcccaacgaatcgattttggtaagaatcattaaccgaataaatcaaataattttgttgatacaTTCGAATAATTAAACGTTTCACAAGTACTGAACTAAATTTATTGCATAACCCCCAAAATTCACGGGTTCATAAAAAATTGAACTATTTAAACCCTGATCATAAGCAAATACGTAAATATACTCCTGAAAAAGAAGTGGATATAGAAAGTATTGTTGCCGAGATCTATCTTTTTCTAAATATCCTTGTAATTCTTCCATTTACATTTCCACTTGAAGCAGGGGTAGGAGGCATTTATTGGGTTATCAAATGATACATAGTGCAATATGGTCAAAACAGGGTATTTTGTATTCTATTATGTATATAGAATACaatagtaataaaaatatataccccgaaaaggaaacagggagtccaatcaatagatctttttattctctttttctatcGAATTGGTTTATCTTCGTTGTTTATCTTCGTTATAATTACAAGAGGATAACAAACCCTTTATTTTTGCAACCCGATCGCTCTTTTGACTTTGGAATTTATTCTCTTTATCAGTATACTGTTTCTTCTACACATCCGTTTCTAATCCATAATAAAGAATAGttaggatttattaaaaaaaaaggaaaaagaatcaatGGTCCACCCACAGGAGAACTCACCCTTTCCCGTATAAGGCACTAATCTATTTTTAACGTCTAATTAGATCGGGTAATCGTTCAATTCAAATTAAGAACATAAGCTCGTTGCTTTTTGTTTTACCAAAATTGGAACCATAGGCTCTATCCATTTATTCACTAGACCCAACTGTAAATGTGAATTTGTTTTGTCCccttcccttccaaaaattttttatttttgtagcgatccagtaaggataaactaaaagttccactttcatttgaatttgtaattttttaataaaatatttaataaaataagaaattttttttattacgacATGCTACTTTTTCCATTCATTACCCTTGAGGATCAGTCGTGGTCTTATAGACTCTACCAATAGTCTGGACGAATTTGTTGCTTCATCAAAATGTGTAAAAGATCATAGTCGCACTTAAAAGCCGAGTACTCTACCGTTGAGTTAGCAAcccgaataaaataaaataaataggatatgtagatacgataaaaatgaaaaatccattaaattgcACTGCACGACCCCATCAAAACATtgaactaataataaataaaaaaatattttatgttttatgatcgattatacaaaataaatagaaaatgtacagatcatatttaaaaacaccagattcctaaaagagatgctaaaattgtgacagacctaccagttttttatcaattttttatttttgttaagttaaattccaaaatacgtcttatatgacagtaaacccaacaatgcaaaacccattatttgagtaaaagtgaagttaaaacccaatatggggtctggataaagagatttatttatctatgatcaattaatttatctatgatcaattatatttgttcgatacaccattgtcaatatgaatgcaatgttgagaaaacaaataacaaataaagtaaataaaataaggatttgtattgggttggcacaacataaataagaaattttgatggaaaaaaataaggaaaagataaagaaaaaatctcgggtttactcaatcaatagaggtacaataagcaagattaatcccttgtttgttggtggattcctataacaagaaaaaagtaaatttaagtatgaatagagcaagaaaagggaaaattttaggtaaaaaattgtaagtaaaaaattatacaaagatagattttatattaatcatctccccccttttttattaattttgttgttttttcttttaattaactcgaggttttttctttaaaaaattctgccttacttaaaatatcataaacagtTCCTGTAGGTTGAGCGCCCTTTTCAAGGAAATATAGAATAGCGGGAACGTttaaataagtttgattctttatcgGATCATAAAAACCCACTTTTCGAaaatctcttccttctcttcgggATCGAACATCAATTGCAACGATTCGATAGATGGCTCATTGGGATAGATGTACATAAACAATCCCCCCCCAGAAACGTATAGGAGGTTTTTCTCCTCATACGGCTCGAGctcgagaaaaaattatttttatttcggtatatctttctgtatataatatcaaatagtaaacacaaaataatgactcaaatcatagtctaattcattattattattttgttcttcctaaaaaaaaaaaaaaaaataaatttcattcgtactcataactcaagttgggtaattctgacagaattcgaaggGAAATCCTTAGACATTTCTTGAGCCGTCTCTAACCTCTTTTGTTTGTCTCATCTCGAATCTATTTTTATTCCTAATTCTGATCCAATTTTTGAGACAATTGAAAATAGTGTTTCCTTGTTTCGGAATCCTTTATCTTTGCTTTGTAAAATCATTGGGTTTAGACATTACTTCGGTGATCCTTACTCCTTTCAAAAGGGCAGCAACataccttttgttttttttatttctttctatagAAATAGAATACCCATAGAAATAGAATACGAAGAATTGATTCCTCTGTGATACacttttttttgatcgaaatagttttatcaattccgattattttatattttaaggatataCTTACAAAGCTGgtctaacttattgattgattggcACTAACCCTAGATTCTTCCCCTTGATAAATGAATCAATCCTTTCCGCTCGAGCTCCATCATGTACTATCAACCTAAGAAAAATTAGATTCCTAATGGAACAGAACAAACTATGTCGAGCCAAGAGCATCTTCATTTGTATAGAAAATGGTGGATGTAAAAATCCACAGCGGATCATGTCCTTCAAGTCGCACGTTGCTTTCTACCACATCGTTTCAAACGAAGTTTTACCATAACATTCCTCTAATTTAGAATTCAATTTAATTTCAAACCGCAATGGAATTGATTTAATATGTAATCATGAATAGTCATTGGCTCGATGGGAACAACGGGAACTATATAATAGTCTATACTTTATACCTATGGATAGATAAGTATTCTATGGATAGATAAGTATTGTATTTATCCGGAGAAAGCTCAGCAAGGATCCAATTTCTTTAACTCGATATTCTATCATATGAATGAAACGTATTTCTAAGAAAGATGTTTGCTTAAGACTTATTTACTTTACATCTCCAACAGATTGTTCGGGACGATCAATCATGAAATGCAGAATCTATTTTTCTAGAACAAAAAAACTATAAACCTCAAAtcctttaatttaatatatttccaatcccggaaaaaaataaattattagtcaaataaactgttccaatgaccaaaaaacaaaaaggtcGTAAGTTTCTAGATACTATTGATTTATCATATTTCTTCGAGTACCAACCAAGAGTtcataaaaaaatgttttaaaaatCTCCGACTTCAACATCATGACTGGAACTATGTTTTCTAGTCATGACTAAACTGGATCTCTAATTCAATCACCAAGTCGACGCAATCACAATGAGTAGCTAAAAATTTTTAGCAGATATTTCATTCCCTAAGGAGACATAAATTTTACCATGTTCAAttgaattatcaattggttttcttttaaccaaagaagtaaattgataatctagtttatctattttcatgagtatgaaatagaaaaggtctcatgtacggcaacattaagatccttattctttctttcatctgaaagaaagaatctgaatATTGTTACTGGGggtaatcatggatatttttaaaatcaaagaTCCCCTTCCACAAATTCTTTTCACTTAAGTGAAAGgccattgttattgaaatacaacaacattgttattgaaatacaacaacattgttattgaaatacaacaatataataacaatacacaatatatatcatacatatagGCATAGCGTAGGCCTTGTTTATTTTAGTTTATATAGATTTTGTTTTACTTCAGGTTCAACAATTTTTCCATCAATTCCATAAAATCAAGTTAAAATATATGGAATATCAAAATTTCCCCCCAATCGCTACGTTACATTGATTTACAATTATTTTCATTTGAGGCATCTAAGATATAAGATAGAAAGAAATGGAATTCAGAcaatttttatcctatttttTCCCACGCCACAGCACAGCTTTAGAAGTTTTAAAACCAGTGATGAAATTAGTACGACAAACTCCCTACTCTTTAGTCTTCACATAGAATGTGAAATTGGGATACCCTATTTTTGACTTTAGGCTTTGTGTGGAAGGGAATAGAGATGCTTTTGTTTCACGCTTCAATTCGGAATGCATCATGTGAGAATTATAATTCATATTTAGAattcatatttcatgaatatgggacataatgaatataacaatagtacgagcatattatgaatgtgaatgatagaccccaaatttctcttttttttattcaaaaaaacttCCACCTGTATTTGACACTTTATTATGCTTGTGATAAATCAAATGGATTCTAAGAATCCATTCTAAGAATTcattctaagaattcagaacaaaagacattctaagaattcagaacaaaagaaaaggttGTTCTCTTTAAGATTTTTCCGTTTTATGTGGGATACAATGTGATCCCATCTTTTGTTTCTGATGGAAACGATCTGGGACGGAAGGATTCGAACCTCCGAATAACGGGACCAAAACCCGCTGCCTTACCGCTTGGCCACGCCCCATTTTTCCTGTTTGGCACTAGTCAAGACTATTATTAGAATTAGTTATTCGTCaatccccccccccaaaaaaatacataatacataataaaaacatatggggtattttgtttgttgctaggattcaacacatgtagattagatatagaatcaaaaaagttaattgatcattacatagaattcaattaagataatgtatgaaagtagaattccttgtattctcatttgagaatggaaggaaggatttttgatttgggagagttcaaaaaaaaagaaggattttttgacttgcctttttcatttttcccttataaaaataactcaatcaaaataaaattatctaatcTACAAGAACGAAATGTTTGTTATGTTTAATATCTTTAGCTTAATCTGTATCTGTCTTAATTCTGTCCTTTATTCGAATAGTTTTTTCTTTGCCAAATTGCCTGAAGCTTATGCCGTTTTCAATCCAATCGTAGATGTGATGCCTGTCATACctgttctcttttttctcttagcctttgtttggcaagctgctgtaagttttcgataaaatccttaatactttgccaaatccattcatgatttattcgacaaaaaaaattataaaaatggataagatcggctaagtcttacattagaattataaaccctcgattaaaaaatggaaattcttgtatattgagtaaccgcggagatgaattttgatcagtttatttactcgttctgacctttcagtgagtaaggagtttattaggtctaggtcccctacaatacctaattgtcgatatgacaagaaaatttttgtgaggaaggaataaaaatcttattacaaagaaattcgtaaaagtgactttctttttcttttcaaatcaaaaaactccattttggggggtatgatgtcaaatcaaacaaaatagtatatgtggtaaaaagaaaaaataggtaatctattccctttttctaaaatgatcttatcttggagattgtgtaatgcttactctcaaactctttgtttacacagtagtgatattctttgtttctctcttcatcttcggattcttatctaatgatccgggacgtaatcctggacgtgaggaataaaaaaaaattgagttttctttgtttttctaattttttcttattattttatctattccatatattcactttacctataaaaaaataaaggaatcgaaattccttcgaaatcgaaagtatcaagtaatcagagcgggcggagagagagggattcgaaccctcggtacgaataactcgtacaacggattagcaatccgccgctttagtccactcagccatctctcccaatttaaataaaattgaaatttcaataaaatttcaaatgaaattgaaattaactatttcaatttaaattgaaattaaataaaaaaagaaaagaaaataataaaaaagaaaaaatttttaatttttaagatattaattattaagtttaagaaagacattaatataatattttttattaagaaagatattaaacattataatttaagaaagatattaaacattataattataacattatcattagaaatatgaaacattctattaaaatttctaattatagaatagatttcattacagatgaaataaaaaaaaaataaaaagtgaataattaaaaattaaaattattaataaattctaatctaaatttaaaggttaaaggaattgaaattttattttcaattaaagtaaagaaaaaacaaattaaaggttttttttatgtaataaaaaatttcttaaatattataatattaaatattataatattatattataagtaattttataagtaattgtatattataagtaattatataattaagtaattaataatattatattataataatattatattataagtaattatataattaagtaattatataattataattatataattatatttatattaagttaagttaattttaataatttaagtaatgtaattatataagtaattatataattatatttatatttaagttaATTTACATTTACGTAATTTAATTTAAGTTTCATTTAAGTAAGTTAAGAGTAAGTCAAGAACGAATTTGATCAAGAATTCCATTTAGATAAGATTCGAAACAGGTATCTCCAATAGAAAGAAAACCTTACTTCTTTAATTTTGTACGAAAGGTTTATTCTCCCGGCCTGGTCCTAGTTAAGTACTGGCCGGGCCAGTACCTCTTTTTTTGTCCAGCTTCAATGACCCCTTCAGACAGACTGAGAATGCCAGCAATCCAGCAAAGGAAAAGTATAAGTATAACTTTATactgttttttaaatttatatatgttatttagaaAAGCTTTGTGCTCTTCGCCTTTTAAGTCCCTGGCTGGCGGGACTAAATATGTGTCAACGTTATAATTTTAATGCTATCTTGATTGCGTCTCACTCCCTTGTTCGACAAATAGTCCATTCATATACAATAATGTATATGTAGCGGGTATAGTTTAGTGGTAAAAGTGTGATTCGTTCTATTAACAACTTAAAAAGTTAAGGGGTCTCTCGGTTTTTTGCATACTCCGATCAAAAACTTTATTTCTTAAAAGGGTTTAATCCTTTACCTCTCAATAGCATATTTGAGGAAGAACATACATTCTCACGATTTGTATCCAAAGTCCAATTAGAAATTCTATTTTCGAAATTGAATAAGAAAATTGGATTATGTATATGGAGTcgtgaaacataattttttttgaattggatcaattcttccaatcgaatgagtatgaataaaggatctatggatgaagatacaaaagtttatttccaatcgtaactagatcttaaattttggtgttgtaaaaGGGAAATTGAAGCCAAACAAGCTAGAAAAGGGTGGTTTTGGTTTACTAGAACCATCAGCATATTGTTTCAGCTCGGTGGAAACCAAATTCTTTTCCTCGGGATCCTGCGAGTGGAAATAGGGAACGAAGTAACTAGACTAGACGGATTTGGTATAATCCCTCTCCTCTAGAGGGATCATCTAGTAAGCGAGTAGTTTGGGATACATTCAGACAGAAAGGCTGACATAGATGTTATGGATCTAATTTTCTCTAGGAATACATCAATCTTCCATAAAGGAGCcgaatgaaatcaaaatttcacGTTCGGTTTTGAATTAGAGACGTTAAAAGTGATCAAGCAACGTCGACTATAACCCCTAGCCTTCCAAGCTAACgatgcgggttcgattcccgctacccgctccatatttcttattatgtattatacatcttattatgttatgtattatacatcttattatgtattatacatacatgcaccatcaatttagatatgcattcttttttattccctaaaatattttccgtgtaatttgattttttatccgaacaaaagaaagtaagaatacaaaaaaataaaataggaatgaaaagcgtccattgtctaatggataggacagaggtcttctaaacctttggtataggttcaaatcctattggacgcaatttatttccatctatttttaaaatggctatactttttaaaaatggctatactaagaaaccctttttgaatcattcgaatcagaactatttctcaatgattactcttgtactaagaatagaatataccaagaatagaataaaagtaagaaatttatgtttgttcctgaagtaaaaacagttcgatctgttcttgaatagcttccttcaaaagaaattctacttcctcggtgaatgtcttggtagaagatataatttcttgaaatttaggtttattgttttttaagtagctacgtaactgactgagaaatttctttacctgtccaatttctagcggatcaagatatccattcgctccggtataaatagtagctatctgttcttccactgcgagagggtctgattgggattgtttaagcaactcgcgtaatcgttgacctcttgccaattgattctgagtagctttatcgagatcagaagcgaattgtgcaaaggcttctaactctgtgaattgcgctagttccaattttgatttgccggctacttgtttcatggctttaatttgagctgcggatcctactctggaaacggaaatacccacattaatagcaggtcggattccagcattgaatagatcggcagataagaatatttgtccatctgtaatggaaattacattagtaggaatataagctgaaacgtctccagattgagtctcaactatcggtaaagcggtcatacttccttcacctaaactagaatttgatttagcggctctttccaaaagtcgtgaatgcaaataaaaaacatctcctggataagcttcacgaccgggaggtcttcttaatagaagagacatttggcgataagcttgtgcctgtttggagagatcatcataaattattaaagtatgttgtccacgatacataaaaaactcagccagagccgctcccgtataaggagcgaggtattgtaatgtagcaggtgaatccgccgtttcggctaccacaatagtatattccatcgcccccttttcccggaaagtagtcactacctgagccacagaagatgctttttgaccaatagctacataaacacatattacattttgacctttttgattgagaatcgtatctgtggctacggctgttttgccggtctgtctgtccccaataattaattctcgctgaccgcgtcctatagggatcatcgaatcaatggcaataagccccgtttgaagaggctcatatacagaacgtctagaaataatacctggggcaggagattcaattaaccgagattcagaagctgaaatttcacctctcccatcaataggtttagccagagcatttataacacgacccaaataaccctcactcacaggtatctgagcaattcgtcctgttgcttttacggaacttccctcttgtatcatcaaaccatcacccattaatacaacgccaacattatttgattccaaattcagagcaatgcctattgtaccctcttgaaactctactaattcacctgccattacttcatcaagaccatgaacacgagcaattccgtcgcctacttgaagtacggtaccggtattcacaatctttatttctctactatattgttcaatacgctcacgaataatattactaatttcgtcggctcgaagggttaccattagtgtttctttattctttttaggaaggaaaagataaaaataatgcctaaactataactaaaaaaagaagggctaatcagttatttcttgcatggccccgagaatgccaatattagcacggatcgtacggaaatgtaactcgctattcaagcaactattcagagttcctagagctccttgtaaggcttgttggaaaactcgttgtcggacctgattaatcgctctttgttgttcaaactgaagggtttcatttttgtaattttctaattg is a window encoding:
- the LOC135663714 gene encoding ATP synthase subunit alpha, chloroplastic, translating into MVTLRADEISNIIRERIEQYSREIKIVNTGTVLQVGDGIARVHGLDEVMAGELVEFQEGTIGIALNLESNNVGVVLMGDGLMIQEGSSVKATGRIAQIPVSEGYLGRVINALAKPIDGRGEISASESRLIESPAPGIISRRSVYEPLQTGLIAIDSMIPIGRGQRELIIGDRQTGKTAVATDTILNQKGQNVICVYVAIGQKASSVAQVVTTFREKGAMEYTIVVAETADSPATLQYLAPYTGAALAEFFMYRGQHTLIIYDDLSKQAQAYRQMSLLLRRPPGREAYPGDVFYLHSRLLERAAKSNSSLGEGSMTALPIVETQSGDVSAYIPTNVISITDGQIFLSADLFNAGIRPAINVGISVSRVGSAAQIKAMKQVAGKSKLELAQFTELEAFAQFASDLDKATQNQLARGQRLRELLKQSQSDPLAVEEQIATIYTGANGYLDPLEIGQVKKFLSQLRSYLKNNKPKFQEIISSTKTFTEEVEFLLKEAIQEQIELFLLQEQT